AGGCGGGCCATCCGCACCGCCCGCTCCGCCGCCGTCCCCAGGACCCGCCAGCCCTCCCGCTCCCGGACCACCCGGATCGGCGTCTCGCGGCGCAGGAGGGGAGCGGTGGGCTGCAGCGGGGGCGGAGGCGGCGCCTCCTGCAGCCGCTTCCACGCCTCCCACATCAGGGCGCGGGTTCCCTGCCGGGCGGCCGCCGAGATCGGGTGGACGGTGAGGCCGCGGGCGGCGAAGGCGGCCTCCACCTCCGGCCAGCGGGCCCGGACCTCCGGCAGGTCCATCTTGTTGAAGGCGATGAGCTCCGGACGCTTCAGCAGCTCCGGGTTGTAGTGGCCCAGCTCGGAGCGGATCGCCTCGTAATCCCCGACGGGATCAGGGGAGAGGCCGTCGAGCAGGTGGATGAGGACGCGGGTGCGCTCGATGTGGCGCAGGAAGGTCAGGCCGAGGCCGGCGCCCCGGTGGGCCCCCTCGATCAAGCCGGGGAGATCCGCCAGGACGAAAGAGGCAGTGTCGTCCAGGACCACCACCCCCAGGTGGGGGTGGAGGGTGGTGAAGGGGTAGTCGGCGATCTTCGGGCGGGCGGCGGTGACGGCGGCCAGCAGGGTGGATTTGCCGGCGTTGGGCTTGCCGATCAGCCCGACGTCGGCCAGCAGCCGCAGCTCGAGATGGAGGCGGCGGAACTCCCCGGGCTCCCCGCGCTCCGCGAAGCGGGGGGCCTGGTTCGTGGGGGAGGCGAAGGCGGCGTTCCCCCGCCCGCCCCGCCCGCCCCGGGCGACCACGACGGATTGTCCGGGTTCCGTGAGGTCGGCCAGGATCTCCCCCGTGTCCGCGTCCCGGACCACGGTGCCAGGGGGCACCTCGAGGATGAGGTCTTCGCCGCTGGCGCCGGTTTTGCGGCCCCCGCGGCCGCGGCGGCCGTCCTCCGCCCGGAAGCGGCGGTGGCGGTAATAGTAGGCCAGGGTGTTCAGATGGGGGTTCACCCGCAGGATCACATCCCCGCCCTTCCCGCCGTCCCCGCCGTCCGGCCCGCCCAGGGGCACGTATTTCTCCCGGCGGAAGGAGACGCACCCGTCGCCTCCATTCCCGGCCTGGACCTCAATGATCACCTCATCGCAGAAAACCCACGCTTCGCTCATGGGGATCCCTCCTATCGATCTTTATCATTTTAGTCGGAGTCCTGCCCCTTGCCGCCCGCCCAGCGGCTGCAACAGGTCGGAAGGCTCAAGCGGACACCGTCTTTCCCGATGCGGCCTGCTGGAGAGGCCATCCGGTGCTATCATGGCTTCCGGAGCGGGGCGGTTTGCCGCAGGGCCGCGCGATGCCCGGTGGTGAGACAAGGGGGGAAACGATGCGCCGTCCATCCCTCCACGCCGTGGGACGCAGACTTCGGTCCCGGCTTTTTCGCCTTTGGATTTATGATCTCCCCCTCCTCCTCGCTTCCCTGGTCCAGGGCCGAGGAGAGCCCGTTCCCCTTGTCCTCCTGATCACCGGCATCGTTCTCTTCCTGGTTGGGCTCTTTCCTCTTCCCGTTTCGGATTCAGAACCGTTGGTGGAGTTTCGCCTGGGTCCC
Above is a genomic segment from Thermoflexus hugenholtzii JAD2 containing:
- the obgE gene encoding GTPase ObgE gives rise to the protein MSEAWVFCDEVIIEVQAGNGGDGCVSFRREKYVPLGGPDGGDGGKGGDVILRVNPHLNTLAYYYRHRRFRAEDGRRGRGGRKTGASGEDLILEVPPGTVVRDADTGEILADLTEPGQSVVVARGGRGGRGNAAFASPTNQAPRFAERGEPGEFRRLHLELRLLADVGLIGKPNAGKSTLLAAVTAARPKIADYPFTTLHPHLGVVVLDDTASFVLADLPGLIEGAHRGAGLGLTFLRHIERTRVLIHLLDGLSPDPVGDYEAIRSELGHYNPELLKRPELIAFNKMDLPEVRARWPEVEAAFAARGLTVHPISAAARQGTRALMWEAWKRLQEAPPPPPLQPTAPLLRRETPIRVVREREGWRVLGTAAERAVRMARLDSEEGLMHLHRQLERLGVIEALEKAGVRPGDTVYIGDAVLEWVDWADVGKRS